GCTTCTGGGCCTCATGGATACGGCCATCGACCGGAACGCTTTCGGCCGCCAGCGTGAGTCATTCGAGTCCCCCCTGTCGTTGCCGTTCATCGAGGGCGGGCCGTTCAACGCCGTCTTCATCCGTGCTCCAGCCATCGTCTCCGCGGGCGATGGCGTCGAAGTGCTGGCCCGGCTGGATGAGTTCATCGTCGCAGCCAGGCAGGGTAATATTGTAGCGCTGGCATTCCACCCCGAGTTGACCGACGACGCACGAATTCACAAGTACTTCATGGATATTGTCAAAAAGCATTCCAGGAATTAATGTCTACGGTACAAAGGGCACAGAGGACATTATTTTCACCACAGCTCTTCGTGCCAGTAAAATAATAAAGAAAAATTGTTATTCAACAGTAATCCCTAAAATATCCTTTTTACCGCCATGAACGCCTCGAGCGATCTGCGCCAGCCCTATCGCCGCAGACAATTTCCCAAGGACAATGACGTCTTTCTTTAATAAGCCCGACATACGGTTTACAACGAGGCCCATGGAGCCGACAGAGCCCGCCACGAACACGATGGCGTCGGGAATGAGCATCAAGAACGAAGCGACCTCCATCGCGGCAAAGACTGCGATGGCATCGAAGGCCCAGAGCGCGTCCTGGTC
This region of Methanocella sp. genomic DNA includes:
- the pdxT gene encoding pyridoxal 5'-phosphate synthase glutaminase subunit PdxT, with amino-acid sequence MKIGVIALQGNVEEHVDALSRVFDGEIVKIKHKGIVPSCDAIIIPGGESTTLCRLAWSEGIAQEIIGRAMQGMPILGTCAGLILLATRGDDEVRKTGQKLLGLMDTAIDRNAFGRQRESFESPLSLPFIEGGPFNAVFIRAPAIVSAGDGVEVLARLDEFIVAARQGNIVALAFHPELTDDARIHKYFMDIVKKHSRN